The genomic segment GCACGGAAGGGCCCGCCACCGCCTCCGTACGGGCGCGCGGGCGCACCAGGAGCGCGAGGCCGCCGAGCAGCCCGCCCGCACACCCGCCGACGAGGGTCGTCACGCCGGTGGAGAGCGACGCGGGGTCGTTGGGCGGCAGGGCGCGCGAGAACGGGATCAGCTTGATCCGCGTGCTGTCCTTGGAGTGGTTGGCGCTGGTGGACAGCGACCGTGCCACCGCGTTGGCGGTGATCGCGGCGGACTCCGGCTTGTCGGTGGTCGCCGAGACCGCGATCATCGGGGCGTCGGGCGACGTGGCGACCTTCACCTTGTCCTGCAGCTCCGTCGCCGACATGCCCGCCGCCACCTGCGCGTCGCCCAGCACGGCGAGCTGCGTGGCGACCCGGCCGTACGCCTGCGCGAAGCCGAGGGCCGTCGCCGGGTCGCCCTTCTCCTGCGGGACCGCGACGACGTAACTCGTCGCCGTGTACTGCGGCGTCTGCAGCGCGCCGTACCCGGCACCGGCCAGGGCGCCGAGGACCGCGCAGGCCGGCAGCGCCGACCAGCGGGGGAGCCGCGCGGCACGGGCCCGCAGGGCGAGGGTGCGCGGGCGCTCGTTCACGGAGTCGCTCATCGAGGGGTCACCTCCAGGGTCGGGCCGGGCGCAACTG from the Streptomyces venezuelae genome contains:
- a CDS encoding lipopolysaccharide biosynthesis protein, producing the protein MSDSVNERPRTLALRARAARLPRWSALPACAVLGALAGAGYGALQTPQYTATSYVVAVPQEKGDPATALGFAQAYGRVATQLAVLGDAQVAAGMSATELQDKVKVATSPDAPMIAVSATTDKPESAAITANAVARSLSTSANHSKDSTRIKLIPFSRALPPNDPASLSTGVTTLVGGCAGGLLGGLALLVRPRARTEAVAGPSVPGPASALVRSAP